The proteins below are encoded in one region of Ferruginibacter lapsinanis:
- the pdhA gene encoding pyruvate dehydrogenase (acetyl-transferring) E1 component subunit alpha, producing the protein MATKFSKETYLYWYELMLLLRRFEEKVGQLYGMQKIRGFCHLYIGQEAVAAGCMTATNPEDKFITAYRCHALAIAKGVTPKAGMAELYGKATGCSKGKGGSMHFFGVDVGFFGGHGIVGAQIGTGAGLAFAEKYRGTNNVALCFFGDGASRQGMLHETFNMAMLWKLPVVFICENNHYAMGTSVARTSNVLDIYKLGDAYDMPSDSIDGMSPEDVHNGVLRAVNRAREKGGPTLLEIKTYRYKGHSMSDPQKYRTKEELEEYKEKDPIEHVLKVLQDEYKVTDAEIEVIVDRVKAQVQESVDFAEESPWPSDDELLKDVYVQEDYPYIMD; encoded by the coding sequence TTGGCAACAAAATTTTCTAAAGAAACCTACCTATATTGGTACGAATTAATGCTTTTATTGCGTCGCTTTGAAGAAAAAGTAGGGCAATTGTACGGAATGCAAAAAATCAGAGGCTTTTGTCACTTATACATAGGGCAAGAGGCTGTAGCTGCTGGTTGTATGACAGCAACTAATCCTGAAGATAAATTTATCACTGCTTACAGATGTCATGCCTTAGCAATTGCAAAAGGTGTTACCCCTAAAGCAGGCATGGCCGAATTGTATGGTAAGGCAACAGGTTGTAGTAAAGGAAAAGGTGGCAGTATGCACTTTTTTGGTGTGGATGTTGGATTTTTTGGAGGTCATGGTATAGTGGGAGCTCAGATTGGTACTGGTGCCGGTTTAGCTTTTGCTGAAAAATACAGAGGTACAAACAATGTGGCTCTTTGTTTTTTCGGTGATGGAGCTTCAAGACAAGGTATGTTACATGAAACATTCAACATGGCGATGTTATGGAAACTGCCTGTGGTATTTATATGCGAAAACAACCATTATGCAATGGGTACTTCTGTTGCACGTACAAGTAATGTATTGGATATTTATAAATTAGGTGATGCATATGATATGCCTAGTGACAGTATCGACGGGATGAGTCCTGAAGATGTACACAATGGTGTTTTAAGAGCAGTGAACAGAGCAAGAGAAAAGGGCGGACCAACTTTATTGGAGATCAAAACATATCGTTACAAAGGGCATAGCATGAGTGACCCTCAAAAATACCGTACTAAAGAAGAATTGGAAGAGTACAAAGAAAAAGATCCGATCGAACACGTATTGAAAGTATTACAGGATGAATACAAAGTAACTGATGCGGAAATTGAAGTAATTGTTGACAGAGTAAAAGCACAGGTTCAGGAAAGCGTTGATTTTGCTGAGGAAAGTCCATGGCCATCTGACGATGAATTACTGAAAGATGTGTATGTTCAGGAAGATTATCCATATATAATGGATTAA
- a CDS encoding tetratricopeptide repeat protein, whose translation MADNQETVTTVESNEVVAKAKDFWSRFSKPIIYVGGAVILLIGGWLGYKNFIVAPKEAKSADAIFPAEQLFDKMVQNGFNKDTINVVLNGGNGINGVLKIASSFSGTNAANRAEFIAGACYLHSQDFNNAIKHLKEFSTNATQVQAAAYSMLGDASAELKKNDDALGYYSKAASLNSKDEYTTSESLFKAGLFAESIGKTKEAIEFFQKLKAEYPKSSHAGDMDKYLARLGVTN comes from the coding sequence ATGGCAGATAATCAAGAAACAGTAACCACTGTAGAGAGCAATGAAGTAGTAGCAAAGGCTAAAGACTTTTGGAGTAGATTCAGCAAACCTATCATCTATGTGGGTGGTGCAGTAATATTACTGATTGGTGGTTGGTTAGGATACAAAAACTTTATTGTTGCACCTAAAGAAGCTAAATCTGCGGATGCAATTTTTCCGGCAGAACAACTTTTTGATAAGATGGTCCAAAACGGGTTCAATAAAGACACCATTAATGTAGTATTGAATGGTGGAAACGGCATTAATGGTGTATTGAAAATTGCAAGCAGTTTCAGCGGTACAAATGCAGCCAACAGAGCTGAATTCATAGCTGGTGCTTGTTACTTACACAGTCAGGATTTTAACAATGCCATCAAACACTTAAAAGAATTTTCTACAAATGCCACTCAGGTTCAGGCAGCTGCTTACTCAATGTTGGGAGATGCTTCTGCAGAATTAAAAAAGAATGACGATGCTTTGGGATATTATTCTAAAGCCGCTTCTTTAAATTCAAAAGATGAGTATACTACATCTGAATCTTTATTTAAAGCCGGATTATTTGCAGAAAGTATCGGCAAAACTAAAGAAGCTATAGAATTTTTTCAAAAGTTGAAAGCTGAGTACCCAAAAAGTAGCCATGCCGGTGATATGGATAAATATCTGGCAAGGTTAGGCGTAACAAATTAA
- the ribH gene encoding 6,7-dimethyl-8-ribityllumazine synthase, with product MAISTDNLYSTTGIQLPKDAFVVIVRTEWNAVTIDKLQEGCIKVLDENKVTYKVVTVPGAFEIPFGIKKYWDTASKKPSVFIALGCVLRGDTPHFDYVCKAVTDGILQLNLLLPVPTIFGVLTVDNQQQIDERIGGKHGHKGEEAAVTALKMIALASGN from the coding sequence ATGGCGATATCTACTGATAATTTATATAGTACAACAGGCATCCAACTTCCAAAGGATGCCTTTGTAGTTATTGTACGTACAGAATGGAATGCTGTTACTATTGATAAACTACAGGAAGGTTGCATAAAAGTACTGGATGAAAATAAAGTGACCTATAAAGTAGTTACTGTACCCGGCGCTTTTGAAATTCCATTCGGAATAAAGAAATATTGGGACACTGCATCAAAAAAACCTTCTGTATTTATTGCGTTAGGATGTGTATTGCGTGGAGATACACCCCATTTTGACTATGTATGCAAAGCCGTCACTGATGGCATTTTACAGTTAAATCTTCTGCTTCCTGTACCTACTATATTTGGTGTTTTAACAGTGGATAACCAACAACAAATTGATGAAAGAATTGGAGGTAAACATGGGCATAAAGGGGAGGAGGCCGCAGTAACTGCTTTGAAGATGATCGCCTTAGCTTCAGGAAATTAA
- a CDS encoding (Fe-S)-binding protein yields MKVQLFIPCFVDQLYPQTAFNMVKVLEKACCEVHYNTDQTCCGQPAFNAGFWDESREVCTKFMKDFEGADYIVAPSASCVGFVRNYYAKLFENSSVHNQVKDLGNRIYEFTEFLTDVLKIENFGATLNGKATYHDSCAALRECKIKEGPRKLLSHVKGLELVEMKDVETCCGFGGTFAVKFEAISIGMADQKVNNALATGAEYIISTDLSCLMHIDGYIKGKNIPIKTMHIADVLANDNL; encoded by the coding sequence ATGAAAGTTCAACTATTTATACCTTGTTTCGTAGACCAGCTATATCCGCAAACAGCCTTTAACATGGTAAAGGTATTAGAGAAGGCATGTTGTGAAGTTCACTACAATACTGATCAAACTTGCTGCGGACAGCCTGCCTTTAATGCCGGTTTTTGGGATGAGTCGAGAGAGGTTTGTACCAAGTTCATGAAAGATTTTGAAGGTGCAGATTATATCGTGGCTCCAAGTGCAAGCTGTGTTGGATTTGTCAGAAATTACTATGCTAAATTATTCGAAAACTCTTCTGTTCACAATCAGGTAAAAGACCTGGGCAACCGCATTTATGAATTTACAGAGTTCCTTACAGATGTTTTGAAAATTGAAAACTTTGGCGCAACCCTTAATGGAAAGGCTACGTACCATGATAGCTGTGCAGCATTGAGGGAATGTAAGATCAAAGAAGGGCCCCGTAAACTACTAAGTCATGTTAAAGGCCTTGAATTAGTAGAAATGAAAGATGTGGAAACCTGTTGTGGATTTGGCGGAACATTTGCAGTCAAATTCGAAGCTATATCAATAGGGATGGCAGATCAAAAAGTAAATAACGCTCTGGCTACCGGAGCAGAATACATTATTTCAACTGACCTGAGTTGTTTAATGCATATTGACGGATACATTAAAGGGAAAAATATTCCCATCAAAACAATGCATATAGCCGATGTCCTGGCTAATGATAATCTATAG
- a CDS encoding HupE/UreJ family protein, with protein sequence MTPTIASNKLTYVAKAFGLLLLSVFLTQVLWSNISFTELAKVSRPNSSLALMQLGANHFSTLFLGHMVFVISLFLFNSKYEFVINQLLVFSLGFTIALWLNMFNVVKPSNYIIYSLVPLTTVYIAGENLFAYKLKSSRLIIVGVCGLIHGLAMAANLKETIVLPKKIFAKSLLMYNIGIELAIICFAIPAFLILMNIVGSRSFTKPFFKISSIVLIIFSLYWAIVRMA encoded by the coding sequence ATGACACCCACTATTGCTTCTAACAAATTGACTTATGTTGCGAAGGCATTTGGCCTTTTATTATTGTCAGTATTTCTTACTCAAGTATTGTGGTCTAATATATCATTTACAGAATTAGCAAAGGTTTCCAGACCTAATTCCTCATTAGCACTTATGCAATTAGGTGCCAATCATTTTTCTACCCTGTTTCTGGGGCATATGGTTTTTGTGATCAGCCTGTTCCTATTTAACTCCAAATATGAGTTTGTTATCAATCAGTTGTTGGTTTTTTCTCTTGGTTTTACAATCGCTTTATGGCTCAATATGTTCAATGTTGTCAAGCCTTCTAATTACATTATATATTCTCTGGTTCCTTTAACTACTGTATATATAGCCGGAGAAAATTTATTTGCTTATAAATTAAAAAGTTCACGTTTGATCATTGTAGGCGTATGTGGCTTAATACATGGTCTGGCAATGGCTGCCAATTTGAAAGAAACAATTGTGTTACCTAAAAAAATATTTGCAAAATCGCTTTTGATGTACAACATCGGGATAGAATTGGCGATAATCTGTTTTGCAATTCCTGCATTTCTGATCTTAATGAATATTGTTGGAAGCCGGTCTTTTACTAAGCCGTTTTTCAAAATTTCCTCAATCGTTTTGATAATATTTAGTCTCTATTGGGCAATAGTTAGAATGGCTTAG
- a CDS encoding EVE domain-containing protein, with amino-acid sequence MSYWLVKSEPFKYSWDQFCKDKVTFWDGVRNYGARNNLKSMKKGDEVFFYHSNEGVEIVGIAKVAKEFYQDPTTEDAAWVVVDLKPVRKLKKPVSLETVKKDKRLANMDLVRLGRLSVQTVKPEEWEIILELAGEK; translated from the coding sequence ATGTCTTATTGGTTAGTAAAATCTGAACCCTTTAAATACAGTTGGGACCAGTTCTGCAAAGATAAGGTAACATTTTGGGATGGAGTGCGCAATTATGGTGCCAGAAACAACCTAAAATCTATGAAAAAAGGGGATGAAGTCTTCTTTTACCATAGCAATGAAGGGGTAGAAATCGTCGGTATAGCTAAAGTAGCCAAAGAATTTTACCAGGACCCAACCACTGAAGACGCTGCTTGGGTAGTAGTAGACTTAAAACCGGTAAGAAAATTAAAAAAACCGGTTTCTCTGGAAACTGTCAAAAAAGACAAAAGGCTGGCCAATATGGATCTGGTGAGGCTTGGAAGACTGTCTGTACAAACTGTTAAGCCGGAAGAGTGGGAAATTATCCTTGAATTGGCAGGAGAGAAGTAA
- a CDS encoding tetratricopeptide repeat protein, translating into MKPIIVTISIAAIFSSCNTNKKGIVDVHFIDSLISNYQQPTEYRQNTAELVFWKNRIDPNNPGIVNEMKYASALAGKFHLYGNIRDMQTADNILLNIDTLFKQKEAAPNLSLVSHYITQHRFHDAYNYFQKAKAIGIKKYESYTTSFDINFELGNYTNAYMDLQAIKAENDYGYQFRLAKWEHYKGNMDGAIQAMLKAAALSGTNITLEQAALSNLADLYLHNSELNKANAYYMQSVKLSAVDLHSLMGIGWLSLVHDGNDTLAEKIFRFVQTKTQSPDPLLKMIQIAEARKDIVSAKKYADQFITKVNDSLYGNMYHKYLIDIYTSTLNDPAKAEQIAVDELKNRNTPQTNAWYAYALLMNNKKVEAYKIYEQSISGKPLEGLELYWMGKLMSGLGKKYNANEFYKEAYKNRYDLGINKIKDIEKALNQ; encoded by the coding sequence ATGAAACCTATTATTGTGACCATTTCAATTGCTGCCATTTTTTCATCCTGCAACACAAATAAAAAAGGAATTGTTGACGTTCATTTTATTGATAGCCTTATCAGCAATTACCAACAACCAACCGAATATCGGCAGAATACAGCCGAGTTGGTATTTTGGAAGAATAGAATTGACCCTAACAATCCGGGCATAGTAAATGAAATGAAATACGCCTCTGCACTGGCTGGCAAATTTCATTTATATGGCAATATCAGGGATATGCAAACCGCCGACAACATTTTATTAAATATCGACACCCTGTTCAAGCAAAAAGAAGCGGCGCCGAATCTCTCACTGGTAAGCCATTATATTACTCAACACCGTTTTCACGACGCTTATAACTACTTTCAAAAGGCAAAAGCAATTGGTATAAAAAAGTATGAATCCTACACTACTTCATTCGACATAAATTTTGAATTGGGCAATTATACCAATGCTTATATGGACCTTCAAGCTATAAAAGCTGAAAATGATTATGGCTATCAATTCAGATTGGCGAAATGGGAACATTATAAAGGAAATATGGATGGGGCAATACAAGCTATGCTAAAAGCTGCAGCGTTAAGTGGAACCAATATTACACTAGAACAAGCAGCCCTATCAAACCTGGCAGATCTATATTTACATAACAGCGAATTAAACAAAGCCAATGCATACTATATGCAATCGGTAAAACTTAGTGCCGTTGATCTGCACAGTCTCATGGGAATAGGATGGCTCTCCCTGGTGCATGATGGAAATGATACATTGGCAGAGAAAATATTCCGTTTTGTGCAAACAAAAACCCAGAGCCCTGATCCATTATTAAAAATGATCCAAATAGCCGAAGCCAGAAAAGATATAGTATCTGCAAAAAAATACGCTGATCAATTTATTACAAAGGTAAACGACAGCCTGTATGGCAATATGTATCATAAATACCTGATCGACATATATACAAGTACATTGAATGATCCGGCAAAGGCCGAACAAATTGCAGTTGACGAATTAAAAAACCGAAATACACCTCAAACAAATGCCTGGTATGCTTATGCCTTATTGATGAATAATAAAAAGGTAGAGGCTTATAAAATATATGAGCAATCTATATCCGGAAAACCATTAGAGGGACTAGAGCTATATTGGATGGGTAAATTAATGTCAGGCCTTGGTAAGAAATATAATGCAAATGAGTTTTATAAAGAAGCATATAAAAACAGATATGACCTGGGCATAAATAAAATAAAAGATATAGAAAAGGCATTAAACCAATAG
- a CDS encoding HupE/UreJ family protein yields the protein MKLKFSAILVLSFLFSQPIFAHAIVGELEKMSRTDTAVLYLKLGYQHIVPLGIDHILFVLSLFLLSPKLKTVLWQATAFTVAHSVTLSLAMFNVITPNSYMVEALIAISIIFVAVENIFARKLKASRIAVVFLFGLLHGMGFANALSELGLPQNAYLISLVMFNVGVELGQISVIVAAFFLFGKWFGNKPYYRKYFVIPMSSIIAIIAFYWTVERLLLV from the coding sequence ATGAAATTAAAATTTTCAGCAATACTCGTATTGTCATTTTTATTTAGTCAGCCAATATTTGCTCATGCTATTGTAGGCGAATTGGAAAAGATGAGCCGTACAGACACAGCTGTTTTATACTTGAAATTAGGCTATCAACATATTGTTCCACTTGGAATAGATCATATACTTTTTGTATTGAGTCTTTTTTTGCTGAGTCCCAAACTTAAAACCGTTTTATGGCAGGCAACTGCTTTTACGGTTGCACATTCAGTTACATTAAGCCTGGCAATGTTTAACGTGATTACACCCAACAGCTATATGGTAGAAGCATTAATTGCTATTTCTATAATTTTTGTAGCCGTAGAAAATATATTTGCTCGTAAATTAAAAGCATCACGTATTGCAGTTGTCTTTCTATTTGGTCTGTTGCATGGAATGGGGTTTGCCAATGCTTTAAGCGAACTTGGATTGCCTCAAAATGCTTATCTTATATCATTGGTGATGTTTAATGTTGGGGTTGAGTTGGGTCAGATAAGTGTTATAGTAGCGGCCTTCTTTTTATTTGGAAAATGGTTTGGGAATAAACCTTATTACAGAAAATATTTTGTGATCCCGATGTCTTCAATTATTGCCATAATTGCTTTTTACTGGACAGTAGAACGATTGCTATTGGTTTAA
- a CDS encoding SIR2 family NAD-dependent protein deacylase, protein MSNKKHIVVLTGAGISAESGLKTFRDSDGLWNGHDVYEVASPRGWAKNPELVLNFYNARRRDVAAATPNIAHYGLAELEKDYDVTIITQNIDDLHERAGSTKIIHLHGEIFKMRSVYDTNTIYDIRGDIQLGDLAEDGAQLRPHIVWFEEEVPVMEQAVKVMYDCDIFVVVGTSLQVYPAASLLHYAPRHLPTFIIDRKIPAVHHHPNLTLIEKPATEGVKELQKILSS, encoded by the coding sequence ATGTCAAACAAAAAACACATCGTAGTGCTAACAGGTGCCGGCATAAGTGCAGAAAGTGGTTTAAAGACCTTTCGTGATAGTGATGGATTATGGAACGGACATGATGTATACGAAGTTGCTTCACCAAGAGGCTGGGCCAAAAATCCTGAGCTGGTGTTGAATTTTTATAATGCAAGAAGGAGAGATGTTGCAGCAGCAACTCCCAATATTGCTCACTATGGGCTGGCGGAATTAGAAAAAGATTATGATGTAACGATCATTACACAAAATATAGATGATCTGCATGAAAGAGCCGGTTCAACAAAGATCATTCATCTGCATGGCGAAATTTTTAAAATGCGGAGCGTATACGATACAAATACAATTTATGATATAAGAGGAGATATACAATTAGGAGATCTGGCCGAGGACGGTGCTCAACTTAGACCCCACATTGTATGGTTTGAAGAGGAAGTACCTGTGATGGAACAAGCAGTTAAAGTAATGTATGATTGTGATATTTTTGTTGTGGTCGGTACATCGCTGCAAGTATATCCTGCAGCCTCCTTATTGCACTATGCCCCACGACATCTTCCTACATTTATTATCGATAGAAAAATACCTGCTGTACATCATCATCCCAATCTTACATTGATTGAAAAGCCAGCCACAGAAGGAGTGAAGGAATTACAAAAAATACTTTCCTCCTGA
- a CDS encoding saccharopine dehydrogenase C-terminal domain-containing protein → MKTILLFGAGKSATVLIDYLLEETKTNKWKFIIADANKEQIVSKTNHSPFAEAIEMDITDDDKREAVIQRAHVVISMMPPALHYLIAKDCVELRKHLLTASYIDNKIKSLSDEIRHRKLLFLCEMGLDPGIDHMSAMKLIDGIKNEGGAITSFKSHCGGLVAPESDDNPWHYKISWNPRNVVLAGKSGANYKEHNATLHKSYEGLFTHCEEVVVDGLPPLVYYPNRDSLSYIPIYKLQSVQTFIRTTLRHPVFCIGWDAIVQADLTNDMDVINTSGLTFSAWSAAILPFVNDSNKTLLAYLGLFEDEPVPTTAKTSADILQYLLELKLPMKSEDKDMVVMLHEIIYELKGKLYDVKSSLVVEGEDGIRTAMAKTVGLPLGITAKLLLNGDIKLTGLHIPIIKEIYDPVLHELSNMGICFTEKRS, encoded by the coding sequence TTGAAAACCATCCTACTTTTTGGTGCCGGCAAATCAGCTACTGTTTTGATTGATTATTTATTAGAAGAAACGAAAACTAATAAATGGAAATTTATTATTGCCGATGCCAATAAAGAGCAAATTGTAAGCAAAACCAATCATTCTCCTTTTGCTGAAGCCATTGAAATGGATATCACAGACGACGACAAAAGAGAAGCTGTAATTCAAAGGGCTCATGTTGTTATCTCAATGATGCCCCCTGCCCTGCATTATCTGATAGCCAAAGATTGTGTTGAACTAAGAAAACATTTATTAACGGCTTCCTATATTGATAATAAAATAAAAAGCCTGAGTGATGAGATAAGGCACAGAAAACTTTTGTTCTTGTGTGAAATGGGGTTAGATCCGGGGATCGATCATATGAGTGCAATGAAATTGATAGACGGAATAAAAAATGAAGGAGGTGCTATTACTTCGTTCAAAAGTCATTGTGGAGGATTGGTTGCACCAGAAAGTGATGATAACCCCTGGCATTATAAAATAAGCTGGAACCCTCGTAATGTTGTATTGGCTGGAAAATCAGGAGCAAATTACAAGGAGCATAATGCGACATTACATAAATCGTACGAAGGGTTGTTTACACATTGTGAAGAAGTGGTAGTAGATGGATTACCCCCGCTGGTATACTACCCTAACAGAGATTCATTGAGCTATATACCTATCTATAAATTACAATCAGTCCAAACTTTTATAAGAACAACGTTGAGGCATCCGGTCTTTTGTATCGGCTGGGATGCAATTGTACAGGCTGATCTCACCAATGATATGGATGTTATTAATACTAGTGGACTGACTTTTTCTGCATGGTCGGCTGCCATACTACCTTTTGTAAATGATAGCAATAAAACTTTACTTGCATATCTGGGATTGTTTGAAGATGAGCCGGTTCCAACTACTGCAAAAACTTCTGCAGATATTTTGCAATATTTATTAGAATTGAAATTGCCAATGAAATCAGAGGATAAAGACATGGTAGTAATGTTGCATGAAATTATTTATGAATTAAAAGGGAAGTTATATGATGTGAAAAGCAGTTTGGTTGTAGAGGGAGAAGATGGCATACGTACAGCCATGGCTAAAACGGTAGGGTTGCCATTAGGGATAACTGCAAAATTATTATTGAACGGAGATATCAAATTAACGGGCTTGCATATTCCTATCATTAAAGAAATTTACGATCCTGTGCTACATGAATTAAGTAATATGGGTATTTGTTTTACAGAAAAGAGATCATAA
- the gyrA gene encoding DNA gyrase subunit A, protein MENNDNLNDAELPLNNGGASSNRGRIIPVNIEEQMKTSYIDYSMSVIVGRALPDVRDGLKPVHRRVLFGMYELGNTSNKAYKKSARIVGEVMGKFHPHGDASIYDTMVRMAQPWAMRYTMVDGQGNFGSQDGDMPAAMRYTEVRMEKFAEAMLDDLEKETVDYQLNFDDSLKEPTVLPTKIPQLLLNGASGIAVGMATNMMPHNLSEVVDGCVAYIDNRDITIEELITHVKAPDFPTGGVIYGFEGIRQAFHTGRGRVVVRGKTNIETDAKGKEKIVITEVPYQVNRDQLTQKIGDLINDKAIEGVSDVNNESNNKEGTRIVVELKKDGVAQVIINQLFKLTELQTSYGINNVALVKGRPKILNLKDLIAEFIEFRHEVVVRRTQYELRKAQERAHILEGYIIALDNLDAVIKLIRESATPNIAQDGLMTNFGMSEIQAKAVLELRLQRLTGMEIDKIREEHAEIMRLIERLKEILANEGLRYQIIKDELAEVKAKFGDSRKSEITYADDEIGMLDLIEEEDVVVTISHLGYIKRTSATEYRQQRRGGRGAKGSSTRQEDFIEHLFVASTHHTLLFFTEKGRCFWLQVYKIPEGDKTSKGRALQNMIQIPQDDKVRAIIDVKNFDDKDYVNSHYIVLCTKQGIIKKTDLEDFSRPRQNGINAINIQEGDQLLEAKLTDGNSEIMMAVKSGRAIRFPEEKVRSTGRGGIGVYGIEVDDTKDEVVGMVCVSRDDKSKTIMVVSEKGFGKRTPLIDEDGEEVYRITNRGGKGVRTMNVTEKTGKLVGLLAVSETEDLMITCVSGVTIRMSVVSIRPQGRATQGVKLIRLDEGDEIAAITQLAEMEEETEVADAVLTEDGATEIQSTDAVEGTETTENGEESTDSEPIK, encoded by the coding sequence ATGGAGAATAACGACAATTTAAACGATGCTGAATTGCCCCTGAATAACGGTGGCGCAAGCAGCAACAGAGGCAGAATAATCCCTGTAAATATTGAAGAACAAATGAAAACATCCTACATCGATTACTCGATGAGTGTAATTGTAGGACGTGCCTTACCTGATGTAAGAGATGGTTTAAAACCCGTACACAGAAGGGTATTATTTGGGATGTACGAACTGGGAAACACCAGCAATAAAGCGTATAAAAAAAGTGCCCGTATCGTAGGGGAGGTAATGGGTAAATTCCATCCGCATGGAGATGCCTCAATTTACGATACAATGGTACGTATGGCACAGCCTTGGGCTATGCGATATACAATGGTTGACGGACAGGGTAACTTTGGTAGCCAGGATGGAGATATGCCGGCAGCGATGCGTTATACAGAGGTACGTATGGAGAAATTTGCGGAAGCAATGCTGGATGATCTGGAAAAAGAAACTGTGGACTATCAACTGAACTTTGATGATTCATTGAAAGAACCAACCGTTTTGCCTACAAAAATTCCTCAATTATTATTGAATGGCGCCAGTGGTATTGCCGTAGGTATGGCCACCAATATGATGCCGCATAATTTGAGTGAAGTAGTGGATGGTTGCGTTGCGTATATCGATAATCGTGATATCACCATTGAAGAACTGATCACTCATGTAAAAGCCCCGGATTTCCCAACAGGTGGTGTTATATATGGTTTTGAAGGTATTCGTCAGGCATTTCATACCGGACGAGGCAGAGTAGTGGTACGTGGTAAAACCAATATAGAAACAGATGCCAAAGGAAAAGAAAAGATCGTTATCACTGAAGTCCCTTACCAGGTAAACAGGGATCAGTTGACACAAAAGATCGGTGACTTGATCAATGATAAAGCGATCGAAGGCGTATCTGATGTAAACAATGAAAGTAATAATAAAGAAGGTACACGTATAGTTGTTGAACTTAAAAAAGACGGTGTTGCCCAGGTGATCATTAATCAGTTATTCAAACTGACTGAATTGCAAACCTCTTATGGTATCAATAATGTTGCCTTGGTAAAAGGTCGTCCAAAGATCTTAAACTTAAAAGACCTGATCGCTGAATTTATTGAATTCAGACATGAAGTAGTGGTACGTCGTACACAGTACGAGTTACGTAAAGCACAGGAGAGAGCACATATTTTAGAAGGCTATATCATTGCGTTGGATAACCTGGATGCGGTGATCAAACTGATCCGTGAATCAGCTACGCCAAATATTGCTCAGGATGGCTTGATGACCAATTTCGGTATGAGTGAGATACAGGCAAAAGCTGTGTTGGAACTACGTTTACAACGTTTGACCGGAATGGAAATTGATAAGATCCGTGAAGAACATGCAGAAATAATGAGGTTGATCGAAAGATTGAAAGAGATCTTGGCAAACGAAGGTTTGCGTTACCAGATCATAAAAGATGAATTAGCGGAAGTAAAAGCCAAATTCGGCGATAGCCGTAAATCTGAGATCACCTATGCCGACGATGAAATTGGTATGCTTGATTTAATTGAGGAAGAGGATGTGGTGGTAACCATTTCTCATTTGGGTTACATCAAACGTACTTCGGCTACTGAATACCGTCAGCAACGCAGAGGCGGACGTGGTGCAAAAGGCAGCAGTACCAGACAGGAAGATTTTATCGAACACCTGTTTGTAGCGTCTACTCATCACACCTTATTATTCTTTACAGAAAAAGGAAGATGTTTCTGGCTACAGGTATACAAAATCCCTGAAGGAGATAAAACCAGTAAGGGCAGAGCTTTGCAAAATATGATCCAGATTCCGCAGGATGATAAAGTAAGAGCGATCATTGATGTGAAGAATTTTGATGATAAGGATTATGTAAACAGTCATTATATCGTTCTATGTACCAAACAAGGTATCATTAAGAAAACTGATCTGGAAGATTTCAGTCGTCCTCGTCAGAATGGTATCAATGCTATTAATATTCAGGAAGGAGATCAATTACTGGAAGCCAAATTGACTGACGGTAATTCTGAAATTATGATGGCAGTTAAAAGTGGCCGTGCCATCCGTTTCCCTGAAGAAAAAGTACGTAGTACCGGCCGTGGCGGTATAGGCGTGTATGGTATTGAGGTAGATGATACCAAAGATGAAGTGGTTGGAATGGTTTGCGTAAGCAGAGATGATAAATCTAAAACCATTATGGTAGTAAGTGAAAAAGGATTTGGTAAACGAACACCACTGATCGATGAAGATGGCGAAGAAGTGTACAGGATTACCAACAGGGGCGGTAAAGGGGTTCGTACTATGAACGTAACAGAAAAAACAGGCAAACTGGTTGGTCTATTAGCTGTAAGTGAAACAGAAGATCTGATGATCACTTGCGTAAGCGGTGTAACCATCAGAATGAGTGTGGTAAGTATTCGTCCGCAAGGAAGAGCAACGCAGGGGGTTAAACTGATAAGATTGGATGAAGGAGATGAAATAGCAGCAATTACACAGTTGGCAGAAATGGAGGAAGAAACTGAAGTTGCCGATGCAGTTCTTACTGAAGACGGAGCGACAGAAATACAATCAACAGATGCTGTTGAGGGAACTGAAACTACTGAAAATGGAGAAGAATCCACAGATTCTGAACCTATAAAATAA